Proteins found in one Anopheles aquasalis chromosome 3, idAnoAquaMG_Q_19, whole genome shotgun sequence genomic segment:
- the LOC126575614 gene encoding maltase A3-like produces the protein MFSERVTLLILLGWSGMVQLAATKDWWETAGFYQIYPRSFQDSNGDGIGDLNGITSRLPYLKSLGVSAFWLSPIYPSPMADFGYDISDFKNIHPSFGTLDDFRWLVSEAKNQGLRVILDFVPNHSSDEHEWFKKSVKREAGYEDFYVWQDPKPGSERDPPNNWVAAWYGSAWEWNEERGQFYLHQFHKKQPDLNYRNPAVVEAMKDVLRFWLDEGVDGFRVDAVPWLFETEGFPDEPVSGDSDDPLSQNYLRHIYTLDQPETVDMVYQWREVMDQYKKDHNTQTKVLMTEAWSSLDVVKTYFNDSNNRPGSQMPFNFQLIMRLDQRSTASDFKTVIDSWINIIPPGHTPNWVLGNHDKRRVASRMGGDHMVDIMAMIELTLPGITVTYQGEEIGMHDVDISWTDTQDPAACQLTPETYQDGTRDPARTPFQWDSTANAGFTNASVKPWLPLADDFQTVNVKVQQETSGNSHLKVFKELMDLRGTTALVWGSYKSQVLGNNVFAIVRSFPNDKRTYLVLTNISPQAETIDATVMDGTLPEHMVYRIVGVSSKHSSTSPAVATKSILLEPYEAIVLTNGAGSFVSNLSLLFSALSLLIIIFSRTFH, from the exons ATGTTCTCGGAAAGAGTGACATTACTCATCTTGCTAGGGTGGAGTGGGATGGTGCAATTGGCCGCGACAAAGGATTGGTGGGAAACGGCCGGCTTTTATCAGATTTATCCCCGTTCCTTCCAAGACAGCAATGGAGACGGTATCGGTGACCTTAACGGTATCACCAGTCGCTTACCGTACCTGAAATCGCTCGGAGTGTCCGCTTTCTGGCTGTCCCCCATCTACCCATCACCGATGGCCGATTTCGGTTACGACATTTCGGATTTTAAAAACATTCACCCTTCCTTTGGGACACTGGATGACTTCCGGTGGTTGGTTAGCGAAGCGAAAAATCAGGGGCTACGCGTGATCCTCGATTTCGTGCCAAACCACTCCAGCGACGAGCATGAGTGGTTCAAGAAGAGCGTAAAACGTGAGGCTGGCTATGAGGATTTTTACGTTTGGCAGGATCCGAAACCGGGAAGTGAACGTGATCCTCCAAATAATTGG GTAGCTGCATGGTACGGATCAGCGTGGGAATGGAACGAGGAACGGGGCCAGTTCTATTTGCAccaatttcacaaaaaacaacccgACCTCAACTATCGGAATCCCGCAGTTGTGGAAGCAATGAAGGATGTGCTGCGGTTCTGGTTGGACGAGGGTGTGGATGGTTTTCGAGTCGATGCCGTTCCGTGGTTGTTTGAAACGGAAGGCTTCCCGGATGAGCCGGTTAGCGGGGACTCGGACGATCCGTTGAGTCAAAACTATCTGCGACACATTTACACGCTCGATCAACCGGAAACCGTGGACATGGTGTACCAGTGGCGGGAAGTGATGGACCAGTACAAAAAGGATCACAACACGCAAACGAAGGTCCTCATGACCGAGGCTTGGTCATCGTTGGATGTGGTCAAGACGTACTTCAACGACAGCAACAATCGTCCGGGTTCGCAAATGCCGTTCAATTTTCAGTTAATCATGCGACTGGATCAGCGATCAACGGCGTCCGATTTTAAGACGGTAATCGACTCGTGGATCAACATCATTCCGCCAGGACACACGCCGAACTGGGTT CTGGGAAATCATGATAAGCGTCGTGTTGCTTCACGGATGGGCGGAGATCATATGGTTGACATAATGGCAATGATCGAGCTTACCCTGCCCGGGATCACCGTTACATACCAAGGCGAGGAAATCGGAATGCATGACGTAGATATTTCCTGGACCGACACTCAGGACCCGGCCGCATGTCAGCTCACACCCGAAACCTACCAGGACGGTACACGTGATCCGGCAAGAACTCCTTTTCAGTGGGACAGCACCGCTAATGCTGGGTTTACAAATGCTTCCGTTAAGCCATGGCTCCCGCTTGCGGATGACTTCCAGACGGTCAATGTGAAGGTACAGCAAGAGACGAGCGGAAACAGTCACCTGAAGGTGTTTAAAGAGCTTATGGACCTGCGGGGGACCACGGCGCTGGTGTGGGGTTCCTACAAGTCACAAGTGCTAGGGAACAATGTGTTTGCCATCGTACGATCGTTTCCCAACGATAAACGCACCTATCTAGTGCTGACAAACATTAGTCCGCAGGCAGAAACAATTGATGCCACGGTAATGGATGGCACATTGCCCGAGCACATGGTCTACCGGATTGTGGGCGTATCATCGAAACATTCCAGCAC AAGCCCTGCTGTCGCTACTAAGAGCATTCTATTGGAACCGTATGAAGCGATTGTGCTGACCAATGGGGCCGGcagttttgtttcgaatttATCACTACTGTTCTCCGCGCTATCACTACTGATAATTATTTTTTCTAGAACATTTCACTGA
- the LOC126574471 gene encoding DNA-directed RNA polymerases I, II, and III subunit RPABC3, whose product MSGILFEDIFNVKDMDPEGKKFDRVSRLHCESESFKMDLILDINSWLYPMELGDKFRLVLATTLHEDGTAASMEYNAAEIEGSRADSFEYVMFGKVYRIEGDDAQTESSNRLSAYVSFGGLLMRLQGDANNLHGFEIDQNMFLLMKKLAF is encoded by the exons ATGTCGGGGATTTTGTTTGAGGACATCTTCAACGTGAAAGACATGGATCCGGAGGGCAAAAAGTTTGACCGAGTCAGCCGGTTGCACTGCGAGTCCGAATCGTTTAAAATGGACCTTATTTTGGACATCAACTCGTGGCTGTACCCGATGGAACTGGGAGACAAATTCCGCCTTGTGCTGGCCACAACGTTACACGAAGACGGCACTGCCG CCAGCATGGAGTACAACGCGGCCGAGATAGAAGGGTCCCGCGCGGACAGCTTCGAGTACGTTATGTTTGGTAAGGTGTACAGAATTGAAGGGGACGACGCACAGACCGAATCCTCCAATCGACTCTCCGCGTACGTTTCTTTCGGCGGGCTCTTGATGCGACTGCAGGGCGATGCAAATAATTTGCACGGCTTCGAAATAgatcaaaatatgtttttgctCATGAAGAAGTTGGCGTTCTAG
- the LOC126575958 gene encoding COP9 signalosome complex subunit 7 has protein sequence MAPELSNFDCDSSPQQQYSAHNPIEQYVLLAKGAKGAACLELIKQVLEAPGVHVFGELLAMPNIEELQNGPNANYYNTLNLFAYGTYRQYMENEAQLIQLTPAMRKKLQHLTIVSLAIKNKCIPYSELLEELDIKNVRILEDLIIEAIYADVIHGKLDQKNKQLETDYAIGRDIRKGDVTEIVSTLQQWSDSCETILSCLEAQIDRANAEKRKRVKHKEQIEQEIVNLKKAIKTQAVESDEAMAIENSREIAGGPELRKKSSKSKSLKGCGGVKSVSK, from the exons ATGGCCCCGGAATTATCGAACTTTGATTGCGATTCGTCCCCGCAACAACAATATTCAGCGCACAATCCCATTGAACAGtacgtgctgctggccaagggGGCCAAGGGCGCAGCCTGTCTGGAGCTCATCAAACAAGTGCTGGAGGCACCCGGAGTTCACGTTTTCGGCGAGCTACTGGCGATGCCAAACATCGAGGAG CTACAAAATGGACCCAACGCCAACTACTACAACACACTGAACCTGTTCGCCTACGGAACCTACCGCCAGTACATGGAAAACGAGGCCCAGCTCATCCAACTTACCCCGGCGATGCGCAAGAAGTTGCAACATCTGACGATCGTTTCCTTGGCCATCAAGAACAAGTGCATCCCGTACAGTGAGCTGCTGGAGGAGCTCGATATCAAGAACGTTCGCATCCTCGAGGATTTGATCATAGAAGCCATCTATGCGGATGTCATTCACGGAAAACTGgaccaaaaaaacaagcaactcGAAACGGATTATGCGATCGGACGAGATATACGCAAGGGCGATGTGACGGAGATCGTTTCCACCCTTCAGCAATGGAGTGACTCCTGCGAAACTATACTATCCTGCTTGGAGGCTCAAATTGACCGGGCCAACGCCGAGAAACGCAAGCGCGTAAAGCATAAGGAACAAATCGAACAAGAG ATCGTCAACCTGAAGAAGGCTATCAAAACGCAGGCTGTGGAGTCGGACGAGGCGATGGCGATTGAAAACAGCCGAGAGATTGCGGGCGGGCCGGAACTGCGAAAGAAATCCTCCAAATCAAAGAGCCTTAAAGGTTGCG gTGGCGTAAAGTCAGTATCAAAATGA
- the LOC126576538 gene encoding ceramide glucosyltransferase: MSPTMIIITHCVAIFILVFWFGKWIIHLTAITYGKVKLHKKASQQPRETPYPSVSILKPLMGVDPNLQSNLETFFLMDYPTYELLFCVESEDDPAIDIVNRLCDKYPSIETSLLVGGSNVGVNPKINNLYPGYLVARYELIMISDAGIRMKSDTLTDMVNHMTEQVGLVHQMPFVCDREGFAAAFEKIYFGTVQSRIYLCADLLGINCHTGMSCLMRKDVLDHLGGVQAFGCYLAEDFFLAKAINDSGWKLTISSQPAWQNSGICDISSFQERLKRWAKLRVAMVPTTIFLEPMSECIIVGMLACAAASVLFRWNPLVFFLIHTLVWFLSDWVLLSIIQNGALPFNKFTFLVGWVFREISGPCLFFNALFNPAIRWRTRVYKLEWGGVARELTSQTKS, translated from the coding sequence atgTCTCCGACGATGATTATCATCACACACTGCGTCGCCATCTTTATCCTGGTATTTTGGTTCGGAAAATGGATCATCCACCTCACGGCAATCACGTACGGGAAGGTGAAGCTGCACAAGAAGGCATCTCAGCAGCCACGTGAAACACCGTACCCGTCCGTCTCCATTTTGAAGCCACTGATGGGCGTCGATCCGAATCTGCAGAGCAACCTGGAGACCTTCTTTCTGATGGACTACCCGACCTACGAGCTGCTGTTCTGTGTCGAATCGGAAGACGATCCGGCGATCGATATCGTGAACCGATTATGTGATAAGTATCCCAGCATCGAAACGAGCCTGCTGGTCGGCGGCTCCAACGTTGGCGTCAACCCAAAGATTAACAATCTCTATCCGGGTTATCTGGTTGCCCGGTACGAGCTGATAATGATTTCGGATGCAGGCATTCGCATGAAGAGCGATACGCTAACCGATATGGTGAACCACATGACGGAACAGGTGGGTCTCGTGCACCAGATGCCGTTCGTTTGCGACCGGGAAGGATTTGCGGCGGCCTTCGAGAAGATCTACTTCGGAACGGTGCAATCTAGGATTTACTTGTGTGCCGATCTGCTCGGCATCAACTGCCATACCGGTATGTCCTGCTTGATGCGAAAGGATGTGTTAGATCATCTGGGTGGAGTGCAAGCATTCGGGTGCTATCTGGCGGAGGACTTCTTTCTGGCCAAGGCGATCAACGACAGCGGCTGGAAACTAACGATAAGCAGCCAGCCGGCTTGGCAAAACTCCGGCATTTGTGATATTAGCAGCTTTCAGGAGCGGCTCAAGCGATGGGCAAAACTACGGGTTGCCATGGTACCGACCACCATCTTCCTCGAGCCGATGTCGGAGTGCATCATCGTGGGAATGTTGGCGTGTGCCGCGGCCAGTGTGCTGTTTCGCTGGAACCCGTTGGTGTTTTTCCTCATCCATACGCTCGTGTGGTTCCTCTCCGATTGGGTCCTGCTGTCAATCATCCAGAACGGAGCGTTACCGTTTAACAAGTTCACCTTTCTAGTTGGTTGGGTGTTTCGCGAAATCAGTGGACCCTGCCTGTTTTTCAACGCTCTATTCAATCCCGCCATCAGATGGCGAACGCGGGTGTACAAGCTGGAATGGGGTGGTGTGGCCCGCGAACTTACTTCTCAAACTAAATCATAA
- the LOC126575542 gene encoding probable maltase — protein sequence MWQVLVRISVISLFVAVCLADEFWWKHANFYQIYPRSFKDSDGDGVGDLRGVMEKVPYLRHELGVDAIWLSPIFKSPMADFGYDISDFRDIHHEFGTIEDLENLAAACKQEGLKLILDFVPNHSSDECDWFTKSVTKDPTYSDYYVWHPGKQLANGTRVPPSNWISVFRGSAWEWNDVRQEYYLHQFLVKQPDLNYRHPALVEEMKDVLKFWLDKGVHGFRVDAVPYLFESEPVGGVYPDEERSMATDDPENPNYLIHTHTQNLDPTFDMMYQWRKVVDEYKAEHKTEDIVLMAEAYTPLANIIRLFGDANSEGAHVPFNFEVLSNTFKDTTGKQFHDVIKRWLDIVPANRVSNWVLGNHDNKRVSSRLGVARADLYQIALNVLPGIAVTYNGDELAMEDVYISWKDTIDPAACNSNPKDYMLYSRDPVRTPFQWDDSISAGFSTNRSTWLPVASNYKTLNYKAQMAAPRSHVKIFKSLVRLRKQRTLREGTMDMQLIGDNIIVIKRHLDDVSTVIAILNFNKTAQTIKLSSVYQGLPALFEVITSSLQTDYIDGSIVARDEVVLPADAAIVLEGNTANGT from the exons ATGTGGCAAGTGCTTGTTCGAATCAGTGTGATTTCCCTCTTCGTGGCCGTTTGCCTGGCGGACGAATTTTGGTGGAAGCATGCAAATTTCTATCAAATTTACCCAAGATCGTTCAAAgatagtgatggtgatggagtgGGAGATTTGCGCGGTGTGATGGAAAAAGTGCCCTATTTGCGCCACGAGCTCGGCGTTGATGCGATTTGGCTGTCTCCCATTTTCAAATCGCCAATGGCCGACTTTGGCTACGATATTAGTGACTTCCGCGATATTCATCACGAATTTGGGACGATAGAAGATCTGGAAAACCTGGCGGCAGCGTGCAAGCAGGAAGGTTTGAAGCTCATCCTGGACTTTGTTCCGAATCACAGCAGTGACGAGTGTGACTGGTTCACGAAATCGGTGACCAAGGATCCTACCTACAGTGATTACTACGTGTGGCATCCTGGCAAGCAGTTGGCCAACGGTACACGTGTGCCTCCGTCGAATTGGATCAGTGTTTTCCGTGGTTCTGCTTGGGAATGGAACGATGTACGCCAAGAGTACTATTTGCACCAGTTTCTGGTGAAACAACCCGATCTCAACTACCGCCATCCAGCGCTGGTCGAAGAGATGAAGGATGTGCTCAAATTTTGGCTCGACAAAGGTGTTCACGGCTTCAGGGTGGATGCTGTGCCTTATCTGTTCGAATCCGAGCCTGTCGGCGGTGTCTATCCCGACGAGGAGCGTAGTATGGCCACCGATGATCCAGAAAATCCCAACTATTTAATTCATACGCATACACAAAATCTCGATCCCACCTTTGATATGATGTACCAGTGGCGAAAGGTCGTCGACGAATATAAAGCAGAACACAAGACGGAAGATATCGTTTTGATGGCCGAGGCATACACACCGCTGGCGAACATCATCCGCCTTTTCGGCGATGCTAATTCCGAGGGGGCCCATGTGCCATTCAATTTCGAGGTTCTGAGCAATACTTTTAAGGACACGACTGGAAAACAGTTCCATGATGTTATAAAGCGTTGGTTAGACATTGTTCCCGCTAACCGCGTTTCTAATTGGGTG CTGGGCAACCACGATAACAAGCGGGTATCATCTCGGCTGGGAGTGGCTCGGGCGGATTTGTACCAGATAGCGCTGAACGTGCTGCCCGGTATCGCCGTTACTTACAACGGCGACGAGCTGGCGATGGAAGATGTGTACATCTCGTGGAAGGATACGATCGATCCTGCGGCATGTAATTCCAACCCAAAGGACTACATGTTGTACTCCCGCGATCCCGTGCGCACCCCTTTCCAGTGGGATGATTCGATCAGCGCTGGATTTTCCACCAACCGCAGCACGTGGTTACCGGTTGCGTCCAACTACAAGACGCTCAACTACAAGGCCCAGATGGCGGCCCCACGGTCCCAtgtgaaaatatttaaatccCTTGTGCGCCTTCGCAAGCAGCGAACATTGCGCGAGGGAACGATGGATATGCAGTTGATTGGCGATAACATTATCGTCATTAAGCGCCACCTTGACGACGTGAGCACGGTGATAGCCATTCTGAATTTCAACAAGACCGCGCAAACCATCAAGCTGTCCTCGGTCTACCAAGGATTGCCTGCGTTGTTCGAAGTGATTACTTCTTCGCTGCAAACGGACTACATTGATGG GTCTATCGTGGCAAGGGATGAAGTCGTACTACCCGCTGACGCTGCCATCGTTTTGGAAGGAAACACAGCCAACGGCACATAG
- the LOC126578588 gene encoding protein pangolin, isoforms A/H/I/S-like yields the protein MVENEGRSKKVPSCFDVLRMPTTNESTHSGSTTTTTTSTAVAAAAAAASATAGDDLGSTDEVKVFKDEGDREDEKASSENLLEEKFNLIDLTESAENLVKSSSARQDLSPPYATAGTPGGGGTVPVPDRAVSAGATSLVTGAAGGGTSSAGTSSAGKLNSPDHSPGFSMGYLPPYQYSSGTASALQAAGTMGKIGLSQFFCNEDPLSNPPPAHCGILPYQLDSKAIGLSARQSLYSFSASQYPYPSILSSNMLPVPPAWHTPSMYTTTPTSFRNSYPASPLQIYTTLASDLYSRYQSSQSLLNSVHSHNVLNQSLQQVKQEQQSAAALAAVGVAVGPGTPGASQDISHNYSVRQHGGPLGALSPGSKSAIDLPQELTNRFGRAQSVGSTGSGSGIGGNGTGSNASGNSSGSSKKKCTSDRAQHHHQQQQQQQQQQQQQQNQQPNRPHIKKPLNAFMLYMKEMRAKVVAECTLKESAAINQILGRKWHSLSRDEQSVYYDKARQERQLHMEMYPGWTARDNYGYGSKKKRKAKKKDQLGSEPPTRRKKICIRNEESDNYDGGSRMSDEYMGSYGTVV from the exons ATGGTAGAGAACGAAGGGCGAAGCAAAAAGGTTCCCAGCTGCTTTGATGTGCTCAGAAtgcccaccaccaacgaaaGCACACATTCCGgttcgacaacgacgacgacgacgagcacggctgtggcggcggcggcggcggcagcgtcCGCGACCGCCGGTGACGATCTCGGGAGTACGGATGAGGTGAAAGTGTTCAAGGACGAGGGCGACCGGGAAGATGAGAAAGCGTCGTCCGAGAACCTGCTCGAGGAAAAGTTCAATCTGATCGATCTGACGGAAAGTGCGGAAAATTTGGTGAAAAGTTCGTCTGCGCGGCAAGATCTTAGCCCACCGTATGCTACCGCCGGcactcccggtggtggtggtaccgtaCCGGTGCCGGATCGTGCGGTGAGTGCGGGTGCGACCTCGCTGGTTACCggtgcagccggtggtggtacgtCCAGCGCTGGAACGAGCAGTGCGGGCAAGCTAAACTCACCTGACCATTCACCCGGCTTCAGTATGGGCTACCTGCCACCCTACCAGTACTCCAGTGGCACCGCCAGTGCACTGCAAGCGGCCGGTACGATGGGGAAAATAGGACTGTCCCAGTTCTTTTGCAATGAGGATCCTCTctccaacccaccaccagcccactGCGGAATTCTGCCCTATCAGCTGGATTCCAAGGCGATCGGTTTGTCCGCCCGCCAATCGCTATACTCCttctcagccagccagtaccCGTACCCATCGATACTGTCCTCCAACATGCTACCGGTGCCACCAGCGTGGCACACACCCTCGATGTACACCACGACACCGACCAGCTTTCGCAACTCGTATCCCGCTTCCCCGCTGCAAATATACACCACGCTGGCCAGTGATCTCTACTCGCGCTACCAATCCTCTCAGTCGCTACTCAACTCAGTGCATTCGCACAACGTGCTGAACCAAAGTCTGCAGCAGGTGAAACAGGAACAGCAGAGTGCGGCAGCGTTGGCAGCGGTCGGTGTTGCTGTCGGTCCCGGAACACCCGGCGCCAGTCAAGACATATCGCACAACTACAGCGTGCGGCAACATGGTGGCCCGCTGGGAGCCCTCAGTCCTGGCAGTAAATCTGCGATCGATCTACCCCAGGAACTGACCAACAGGTTTGGCCGGGCGCAGAGTGTTGGGAGTACGGGTAGCGGTAGCGGCATCGGTGGCAATGGTACCGGAAGCAACgccagtggcaacagcagTGGAAGCTCCAAGAAAAAGTGTACCTCCGATCGTgcacagcaccatcaccaacaacagcaacagcagcaacagcagcagcagcagcagcaaaaccagcaACCTAATCGGCCACATATCAAAAAACCGCTCAACGCATTTATGCTCTACATGAAGGAGATGCGAGCCAAGGTGGTGGCCGAGTGTACGCTCAAAGAGTCGGCCGCCATCAATCAGATCCTCGGCCGTAAATGGCACTCGCTGTCGCGGGACGAACAGAGCGTGTACTACGATAAGGCCCGGCAGGAGCGCCAGCTGCACATGGAGATGTACCCGGGATGGACGGCGCGGGACAACTATGGTTACGGTTCGAAAAAGAAgcggaaagcgaagaaaaaggacCAACTGGGCTCCGAACCTCCCACCAG GCGTAAGAAAATATGTATACGCAACGAGGAATCCGACAACTACGACGGCGGCTCGCGGATGTCGGATGAGTACATGGGCAGCTATGGCACGGTGGTGTAA
- the LOC126575957 gene encoding maltase A3-like — MFRWILLAVVCCCAVVSAEGWWKSAVFYQIYPRSFMDSDGDGIGDLRGIAQRLDYLRDNGIDGFWLSPIFRSPMADFGYDISDYYSIQPEYGTMADFDALLQEARKRGLEVILDFVPNHTSDEHEWFKKSEARVPGFEDFYVWHPGKKATANGTAGRPAPPSNWVSYFRGSAWEWSDVRQEYYLHQFLAKQPDLNYRNPAVVEAMKNVMRFWLAKGVIGYRIDAVPALFEVAMDADGQYPDEPLSGNTNDPDDPGYTIHIYTQDRNETLDMVYQWRAVMDQFQQQHGGKERIIMTETYSPIDIVMKYYGNGTVPGAQIPFNFHFITDLGAGSSAEDFQNTIHFWIDHMPSNLNSVVPNWVAGNHDQHRVASRFGDGMIDGMNMILLSLPGVAVTYNGEEIGMDDVWISYNDTVDPAACNAGPDRYQYTTRDPERTPFQWDGSKNSGFSSGNHTWLPISPNYTVVNVEKELSDDSSHLWVYRNMTALRRAIIYKPLSLVTFTEQNVLVLRQSGEYLACQTCYIYTMVNIGNGPVTIDLSKQEPSLVGVGIYAVVSVSSKHRVGEVVSVNHVAIESKESFVLLVDYSTTYEVIHV; from the exons ATGTTCCGTTGGATCTTGTTGGctgtcgtttgctgctgtgcgGTAGTGTCCGCGGAAGGATGGTGGAAATCGGCCGTTTTCTATCAGATATACCCACGATCGTTTATGGATAGTGATGGCGATGGGATCGGTGATCTTCGAGGGATAGCTCAGCGGCTCGACTATCTGCGAGATAACGGTATCGATGGGTTCTGGTTGTCACCAATCTTTCGATCACCGATGGCCGACTTTGGGTACGACATCTCGGACTATTACTCCATCCAGCCGGAGTACGGAACGATGGCAGATTTCGATGCTTTGCTTCAAGAGGCAAGGAAGCGTGGATTGGAGGTGATTTTGGACTTTGTTCCGAACCACACGAGCGATGAGCATGAATGGTTTAAAAAGTCCGAGGCACGCGTGCCGGGATTCGAGGATTTTTACGTTTGGCATCCGGGGAAAAAGGCGACCGCGAACGGTACGGCAGGGAGGCCGGCTCCACCGAGCAATTGGGTGAGCTATTTCCGTGGTAGCGCCTGGGAGTGGAGCGACGTACGCCAGGAGTACTATTTGCACCAGTTTCTGGCCAAGCAACCCGATCTCAACTATCGCAATCCGGCGGTTGTGGAAGCAATGAAGAACGTGATGCGTTTCTGGTTGGCTAAAGGAGTCATCGGGTACCGTATCGATGCGGTGCCAGCACTGTTTGAGGTGGCGATGGATGCTGATGGCCAATATCCGGATGAGCCGCTCAGTGGCAACACGAATGATCCTGACGATCCCGGCTACACGATACACATCTACACGCAGGACCGTAACGAAACGTTGGATATGGTGTACCAGTGGCGTGCCGTTATGGACCagttccagcaacagcacggtgGTAAGGAAAGGATTATCATGACTGAAACCTATTCGCCTATTGATATCGTTATGAAGTACTACGGTAATGGGACGGTTCCGGGGGCACAAATTCCGTTTAACTTTCATTTCATAACGGATTTGGGTGCCGGCTCGAGTGCAGAAGATTTCCAAAATACGATCCACTTTTGGATCGATCATATGCCTTCGAATTTGAACTCCGTCGTACCGAACTGGGTG GCCGGAAACCACGATCAACACCGTGTTGCGAGTCGCTTTGGAGATGGCATGATCGACGGTATGAACATGATTCTGCTCTCGCTACCGGGTGTTGCCGTTACCTACAAC GGGGAAGAGATCGGCATGGATGATGTTTGGATATCGTACAATGATACTGTCGATCCGGCGGCATGCAACGCAGGACCCGATCGGTATCAGTATACAACACGCGATCCAGAACGAACACCTTTCCAGTGGGATGGCAGTAAAAATAGTGGATTCTCTTCGGGAAATCACACCTGGCTTCCGATTTCACCCAACTACACGGTCGTTAATGTAGAGAAAGAGCTCTCCGACGATAGTAGCCATCTGTGGGTTTACAGAAATATGACCGCCCTCAGAAGAGCAATCATCTATAAGCCCCTCAGCCTGGTAACTTTCACGGAACAAAACGTGTTGGTGTTAAGACAAAGTGGCGAATATTTAGCATGCCAGACCTGTTACATATATACGATGGTTAACATAGGAAACGGCCCTGTTACGATCGATCTCAGCAAACAGGAACCTTCGTTGGTTGGAGTAGGCATTTACGCGGTGGTTTCTGTGTCCTCTAAGCACCGCGTAGGGGAAGTCGTTTCAGTGAATCACGTCGCTATCGAATCGAAGGAGTCCttcgtgctgctcgtggaTTATTCAACAACTTATGAGGTCATCCATGTATGA